The Oncorhynchus mykiss isolate Arlee chromosome 17, USDA_OmykA_1.1, whole genome shotgun sequence genomic interval taccaatatatatatatatatatatatatatatattttacttccACCTATGAAAAACATAAATTCCCCTCATCTCAATGTTTTGTCATGCTGACATGTATTGATCAGCTGGATGAATTCCTTCAAATAATTCACACATTTTTACCTTACAAATTACACATTGCCATTTAGATTGGGAGTAATTAGCACTGTGACAACCAACCCGTGAGACAACCAACCCCGTTCTCCCTtaccaacacacacaaaaaagatACATGAACTTATATAGAGCAGATCCTGAACAACCTTTCAAATTAACACgcacatacacaaaaacacaatcAAGTTAAAATTATGGAAGGCCTACAGTAAGAAGGCCTGCTGATAAGAGATGCAGACTTTGTCATCACTTCATGTGTCCTTCAGTTCAACTGATTGCTGAGAAGCTTCAAATCACATTTCCCTGCTGTTCCCTAGCagtaccccctccctcctctaggCATGACCCTTCCCCCTCTGCTGTATGAACACACTCTGCATGCTAAGTCTCTTCTACACATTCCTGCCCAGACCTCCCACAACCTTTTCCCTCTCAGCTGTTCCAGTTGTATCTACCCTCCTTCCTCTGGGCTTCCCTTCCACTTTTTCTGCTGTTCCGGGTGTGTTTTCCCTCCCATGTCAGTCTCTCACTGGCTGTTGCAGACGGTGCCTCCCAATTTGCCCCCGGCAGCGGCCTTCTTGCGCCTCTTGTTGAGCAGAGGGTTGCTGGAAGTGTCCAGGTCTTTGATCTTCACCTGGTCGTAATCCACACGCATGGTGGCCAGAGCACTGGTCATCTCATCCTATAGTACACAGAGCGTAAGGAGTtaggagagagggaaatggagaagAAAGAGAAATAGCAAGATTCAGAGTGAGGGAGGTTGAATTTCATGATAGATAAATAGGAGATGGTAGATAGACAGAAGATAAAGCTCTGCTCTGAATATACAGCATAATAAAGAGGAGGGAATAAGCCCTGTGTTAATAAACATGTTCTCAAACGAGACTGTGATGTCTGCCTCCACTTGTGGAAGGTCAACCACTCCAGGGTCAACTCCAAAGTTTGGGAGCAATTCCATTTCACATGAATTCCACAAAAGGAATGAAATTCCACTCATATTTTGAGATATCTACATGGGAAAACCATGTGTAATGTTCATAATATCAACCGTATTTCAAATGTTGTCTGGATGTAAACtcaatggcgccggaggggatggctgccattttatgggctcctaaccaactgtgctattttgtgttttttcgcattgtttgtaacttcttTTGTACTTAATGTTGCctctaccgtctcttatgaccaaagagagcttctggatatcagaacagtgattactcacctcgaactggactaatatttttttctttaatgagtctgacgcaaaggatatactgcttctctGAGACTAGGTCCAATCCCCGCCATTCAtgtgaagaaaagacagaaataCAGGGGGTGGCAATCGGGGTGCCTTGAGAGAATTAGTCtgcgagtgggtaacccgcctctaccattcGTTCTACAGCCAATCACTGGAGAGTAAACTGGATGATCTCCGTTTTGAGACTATcgtaccaacaggacattaaaaactgtaatatcttgtgtttcacagattcttggctgaacgacgacatagATAAtatacagctggctgggttttctgtgcatcggcaggacagaacagctacgtctggtaaggtgaggggtgggggtgtgtgtctatttgtcaatacccatgaaccttttgtgactagggggcagtattttcatttttggataaaaaacgttcccgttttaaacgggatattttgtcacgacaagatgctcgactatgcatataattgacagctttggatagagaacactctgacgtttccaaaaaaggaaaaatattgtctgtgagtgcaacagaactgatgttacaggcgaaacccagataaaaatccaatcaggaagtgccgcattttttgaaagcacttcatgccaatgactccttatatggctgtgaatgggctacgaatgagcttacgctttctacgtattccccaaggtgtctacagcattgtggcgtctttttacgcatttatgttgaagaatagccgtaagggaccacattgagcaagtggtcacatgatggctcccgcaaaaaaatcttgcgtaaagtactgaggtagccattattccaatcgcttctaatgagaaaccaattgtcccgacggatatattatcgaatagatatgtgaaaaacaccttgaggattgattctaaacaacgtttgccatgtttctgtcgatattatggagttcatttggaaaaaagtttggcgttgtagtgaccgttttccggtcgatttctcagccaaacgtgaagaacaaaagggagctatttcgcctacaaaaataatatttttggaaaaaaggaacatttgctatctaactgggagtctcctgagtgaaaacatccaaaattcttcaaaggtaaattatttcatttgattgcttttcttatttttgtgaaaatgttgcctgctgctagcagaggctagcatagcattatgccatgataaacttacacaaatgcttgtctagcattgGGTGTAAAGCATATtatgaaaatctgagatgacagggtgattaacaaaaggctaagctgtgtcaatatatttcatttgtgattttcatgaataggaagattttatgtccgctgcgttatgctaattagtttgaggcgatgattacgctcccggatccgggtttgagagtcgcaagtcatgataagctgtagacaacaCTATCTACCGAGAGTTTTCATTTATACTTTTCGTagcagtctatttaccaccacaaaccgatactggcactaagaccgcactcaatgagctgtataaggccataagcaaacaagaaaatgtgtCGATgcaacaacctctacctcaacgtgaacaagacaaaggacctgattgtggactatagaaaaggagggccgaacacgcctccattcacattgacggggctTTAGTGTCGTGGCACCACAGCCATGACACtacagactccagtcacccaactctctgctaacgcacggcaagcagtaccggagcaccaagtctaggtccaaaaggttccttaacagcttctaccccaagacataagactccggccacccggactatttacattgacaccccccccccttttgtttttacactgctgctactcgctgtttattatctatgcatagtcactttacccccactttacccctacctacacattgactaggtaccagaagccctgtatatagcctcgttattgttattttatttttaacattttattttttactttagtttagtaaatattttcttaactctatttcttgaactgcatagCTGGTTAacggcttgtaagcatttcacggtaaggccctacacctgttgttatttcggcacgtgacaaatacaattggatttgatttgattctgctGATCCTGGGAAGAGATGAAAGTCCCTGGATGGCCAGAAGGTGTCAGTGCTGGTCTGATTCTGACCTTCACGTCATcccacatctctctgtcctcagtcAGGACCCGTGTGGTGTGGAGCGGTGTGGAGGGAACAACCATGGACTGCTGCAATGACAGAACACAGACACACCATCAGGCATGATGTTACAGACTGACATACATGAACTGATGCACGCTTTCACACACAAGCGTGCACACACTCACATTGATCCAGGGGTGGTTCGTAAACTGTGTGATGGTCATTCTCTCGTTGGGGTCTGTCTTCAGCAGCTGATTGATCAACTGTTTGGCTGAAAGAGGAAAAGCAATAAGAGGAAAGGGGTCAACATTCAATGAAAGACACATTTGTGCATGCTTACCTATGcgtcaacaatcaactcctttgttttgctgacattgtgGGAGAGGCTgtggtcctggcaccacaatgccagttcatTTACCTTATCCCTATAGGCTGACTAgtcgttgttggttatcaggcaAACAACcgtggtgtcgtcagcaaacctGTTGATGGAGTTGGTGTCATGCAAAGCCACGCAGTCATGGCTGAACAGGCAGTACAGCAGAGAgctgaggacacacccctgggggggccCTGCGTTaacagtcagtgtggaggaggtgttgttgtcaatcctcacagcctgtggtctgctcgtcaggaagtgcaggatccagttgcagagggcggtgtccagacccagggctctgagttTGGAAggaacaatagtgttgaatgcttaactgtagtcaatgaacagcgttcCCACATAGGTGTTTgtcttgtccagatgtgttacGGATGTGTCAATAGCGATGGAAATGGCATcttctgtggatctattggagcGTTAGGCAAATTGGACTGAGTCCAGTGTTTCTGGCATGCTGGccttgatgtgggccatgaccagcctctcaaagcccTTCATGATGACCGGGGTGAGTGcgatggggcgatagtcatttggtCATGTCACCTTGTTTGGGGACTACAGCttgggacagggacaggttgaaaatgtcagagaagatgcctgccagctggtcagcacacacTCTGAGGCCAGGGATCGCATATGGCCTGGCGGATTTGTGAGTATTCACTCTTTTGAGAGTTCTCATGTCAGCCTCGTAGAGCGAAAGCACCTGGTCTTCCAGAGCAGTAAGAGTCTTCCTGGGCAGCTCTGGATTGTCtgctcgaagcgagcatagaatgtGTTAAGCTCATCTGGGAGGGTGGGCACCACACAGTTGGATTTGCCTTTGTAGTTCGTGATTGTCATCAATTTAAGTTCGAGTCTGTATTGTCTTTTGCATCCCTAATGGATTCGCGGAGCTCGTACCTGCTTGCCTTGTAAGCGTCGCGCGCCACCGAGTCATTGAGGTTCATCCAGGGTTTTTGGTTGTGGTATGTCCGGATTGCTATTATGGGTacaacatcatcaacacattttcTAATGAAGTCTGTGACTGACAATGTATATTCCTCAGTGTGGACGGATGAGTCCTGGGTGGATGAATATACATATAGTATCAGTATTCTCAAAACAGTCCTGCAGCATTGAGTCTGCCTCCTCGAGTGGTCGGTACTAGttatcacagccacaaagtcagaagaCCCGCCTACTTGACCAATCAGATGAGGGAGTGTGATAACAtttatacacaccatatacacacactcacacaatacaTTTACACTCCCACACAAaaaccacacacattcacatacattACATGTGtacacacgcaagcacgcacacacccatacacacttTTACACAAATAATTTCCTGCTGCTTCTCTGTTccttattttactcttattattgtctatcctgatgcctagatactttaccctgccttcatgtacatatctacctaaaATTCCTCGTATCTCTgtacattgatatggtactggtactccctgtatatagcgccacattgatctggtactggtattccctgtatatagctccacattgatatggtactggtactccctgtatatagctccacattgatctggtactggtaaaccctgtatatagctccacattgatatggtactggtactccctgtatatagctccacattgatctggtactggtactccctgtaatagctccacattgatctggtactggtactccctgtatatagctccacattgatctggtactggtactccctgtatatagctccacattgatctggtactggtactccctgtatatagctccacattgatctggtactagtagaacctgtatatagctccacattgatctggtactggtacaacctgtatatagctccacattgatctggtactggtactgtatatagctccacactgatctggtactggtactccctgtatatagctccacactgatctggtactccctgtagatagctccacactgatctggtactggtactccctgtatatagctccacattgatctggtacaatctgtatatagctccacattgatctggtaccaaacataacgatggccaaacattatggccaaacagttctatttttgtttcatcagaccagaggacatttctccaaaaagtacgatctttgtccccttgtgcagttgcaaaccgtagtccttgctgagcggcctttcaggttatgtcgatataggactcattttagtgtggatatagatacttttgtacctgtttcctctagcatcttcacaaggtcctttgctgttgttctgggattgatttgcacttctcgcaccaaagtatgttcatctctaggagacagaacgcgtcatACCTGAGCGGTTTGACGCGAGTAGGATGCCCTACCAGTGTGACTTCTGAGATTCAGTCAAATTATTCCTGGAATTTAAGAGCTGCTATTCTGTGTTTTTGTGccttgtgtatgtctgtgtgtgctttTGCATGAGTGTTGTGCTGTGAAACTGACTTTATTTAGTTTATTTAGAAGTTTGCTTATGTTTTCTAGAGTAAAAGGTCCCTGGGACTGAAGTCATTGGAGGAATGCAAAGCTATACTAACTAAACAAAAGCCAGGGTAACCCGACCCAGTCtcaccttcctctgacacttcAGCCCACTCAGGTTTTGGGAACTCGTACTGGCCCAGCCTGATTCTCCGCTTCATCCCTGGAGAGATGGCTTGGCCTGTGTTAGAATAGAATGGAGGGAACCCACACAGCCTGCAGAGGAGACAATTGCGTAGAGGTTGATAGTTATTAAGTTGCACtgacttaaccctaacccttgatTATAtactatgtacagtggggagaacaagtatttgatacactgctgattttgcaggttttcctacttacaaagcatgtagaggtctgtcatttttatcataggtacacttcaactgtgagagacggaatctaaaaccaaaatccagaaaatcacattgtatgattaagtaattcatttgcattttattgcatgacataagtatttgatcacctaccaaccagtaagaattccggctctcacagacctgttagtttttctttaagaagccctcctgttctccactcattacctgtattaactgcacttgTTTGAACTCGTGGAAGAagtggaagaagttcaagatgacggtcaatcaccctaggtctggggctccatgcaagatctcacctcgtggggcatcaatgatcatggggaaggtgagggatcagcccagaactacacggcaggacctggtcaatgacttgaagagagctgggaccacagtctcaaagaaaaccattagtaacacactacgtcgtcatggattaaaatcctgcagcgcacgcaaggtccccctgctcaagccagtgcatgtccaggcctgtctgaagtttgccaatgaccatctggatgatccagaggaggaatgggagaaggtcatgtggtctgatgagacaaaaatagagctttttggtctaaactccactcgccgtgtttggaggaagaagaaggatgagtacaaccccaagaacaccatcccaaccgtgaagcatggaggtggaaacatcattctttggggatgcctttctgcaaaggggacaggacgactgcaccgtattgaggggaggatggatggggccatgtatcgcgagatcttggccaacaatcccttccctcagtaagagcattgaagatgggttgtggctgggtcttccagcatgacaacgacccgaaacacacagccagggcaactaaggagtggctccgtaagaagcatctcaaggtcctggagtggcctagccagtctccagacctgaacccaatagaaaatctttggagggagctgaaagtccgtattgcccagcgacagccccaaaacctgaaggatctggagaaggtctgtatgggggagtgggccaaaatccctgctgcagtgtgtgcaaacctggtcaagaactacagaaaatctctgtaattgcaaacaaaggtttctgtaccaagtattaagttctgcttttctgatgtatcaaatacttatgtcatgcaataaaatgctaattaattacttaaatatcatacaatgtgattatctggattttggttttagattccatctctcacagttgaagtgtacctatgacctctacatgctttgtaagtaggaaaacctgcaaaatcggcagtgtaccaaatacttgttctccccactgtatgcactgtatatgcacacACAGGAAATCTAACACACACAAGTTATGCTCTTCTATCATCGTAGGGACCTAACCCTACCCttaccccaaccttaacccaaaccttaaacctaaatcctaaccccttaccctaattgtaaccctaaccctaacccctaagcttaaaatagcctttgtcctcatgtggacgtgggaaatgtccccacgagggagaattttccttgttttactattcGTGTGGGGACTTTAGGTCCCCACCAGGATGaagaaccaaccaaccaaccacacacacacacgcacacagtactCACAGGATGTACATGATGACACCCAGAGACCACATGTCACACGACTTGTCATATTTCTCCGGGCCCAAAACCTCAGGGGCTTATcaacatggaaacacacacaaattgagacagacagacagaaaatacAATTACATGATGGAAACCACTTAAGTCCAAAGTATGCATAATATAGTGTAATAAATCTGATTGTCACACATATTCCTATTcctacagtagtatagtaacttACCCACGTAGTAAGGGGTGTAGCAGGGGGTCTGCAGGAGGTTGTGCGTGGTCTCCTTAGCGAAGCCAAAGTCTGTCAGTTTGAGAGTACCATTGCGCTCCTGATGGGTGTACAGCAGGTTCTCAGGCTAAGCGAGAGGAAGTGAAATGTATCCATCATTAAACATGTCACTGTTTTTTACATAGTATTAATAAATGCATGCCAACTCTGTTTGTCACTATCTGTTGCTCTTATCTTGATCTGTGTGTGAGTGACATTGCTCACCTTGATGTCTCTGTGTGCGATGTTCATGTTGTGGAGGAACTCGATGGCCGTGCCAATATCCCGCATGATCTCTGAGCCCTCtagaagaggagagcagagagacacaGTCTCAGGACAACACTGTATGTAACATTAAACATACAGTGTGTAACCCCCTGTAAAGACTGTTCAGTTTATTATGTGTGCCATGCTCACGTCCGTACTTTGGACCTGCCTGTGCCCACGTACAGAACTGTCTGCGTCCACGTACGGTGTGGCCGGGTACACGCAGATTGGGCTGAGGCAGGTCCAAAGTATATTGGCCGGGTACACGCAGATTGGGCTGAGGTGATCTTGGGAAACAATGACAGAGTTCGCTAAGAGTGTTGAGACACCAACGTTTATTGTTCAATTAACTTTTTGTTTAATAGTCTGGAACAATATGAGTGTAGCCAGCTACTTTTCACTCGCTATTCTCTTAACATTTTGTGGTTCATCAGATTCGCCATCATGCTCGAGGGACAGACAAACGAACTGCTGGATAGCCAAGCTAGTCAATACAGCAAAGATTTTTATAAccaacccaagatagaccacagcctgtcattTCCAATGGGTGAAAATCATAGTTGGCaaaacaagcaaggaggtgggcagagccaagcaccagCAAGATCCTATTGGCCCGTTCTAGCATGTATTTGTacatttccgttagggaacgcctactctgtgaagtgcgctTGCGCAGTAACTCAATTTGCCCTTGCACTCCTTAACGCAATTTTTTGAAAccttggcaaagggtaaagtctacaaaacttagtccactctttACGtgacagattctagttttgggaacagaaaactttATTGAGATCAAGTGTTTAATCGATGACAAATTtagcagaatgtcggccaaaattAATCTTCCTTCTTCCAATGCTGGTCACTGGGTTTCCTCTCATCATCTTATTTGGTGGTGAGTGGAAATGCCAACCGGATGAACAGATTATTTCAAAATCGCACACAGAAGAAGTTATAAGGAAAATGTATTTGCTAATGGCAGCCTTCAGTACCCCGGTCTGCCTTTAACTTGAGTTACTCAATGAGCGGGGGCAACACCGAGCCGACCTGCAatgtcacttcctggagtagcaCAAACTGTTCATGTTATGTCTCCATAAGATACCATCTTAACCGACTTAAATTTTGCTTCAATGCGCTATTGAatcttcacataggaatgaatggtgtcacgtgATCGATGGCTTTAGTCATTGGGATGGTAACATTTGTGTTTTAACGCCTCCGTGTCCAAGGACAAGGACCAAACTTTTTAATATTATTTTCGGGGCGTCCCAAGCTTTTTATTGTTTGTAAAACTCTAGCTTAGAGCTCTCAAGTGTTTTAACTTTACTATCTGCTGGCTATTAGGTACAGTATCTATACAGGTACCAGTTTCAAACTAGCTTCAGCTTTCTAGGGTTCAAGGTTGGGAAAGTAGTTAGCTACTGTACGTTTCCCCCGGCTTTACTTGTCTACAGGGTTTGATTCATATTTGATATACGGATGTACAATTGCAATACTGTAGATTTTTTATTATTCGAATCCTTTTCTCATTTTGAGGTTTTAATATTATTCCTGTTTAAAATTAGTATCAGGGTTTTATAGGTCCAGTATTAGTCTGTGGTCATCTGGTAGTTCATTGTGTCCTTTGTGGTAATTTCTATGTCCTTACATTTGTACCTTTTTACATTCTAATCCATTTTTGACAAATATCTTTAGATTTAATCAATTCTACTAACGTCATTGTGTTGCCATTGTGTGGGTGT includes:
- the LOC110494522 gene encoding MAP kinase-activated protein kinase 3; the encoded protein is MLQNGNGKEQPSVSPKAEPKLDTTSEPQTEPDSTDNAAPAAQEDTNSTQFPMPVYPKLEIKRNAVTDEYKISSQVLGLGINGKVLECTNKKTGEKCALKILYDSPKARREVELHWRVSGGPYIVRILSLYENMHHGKKCLLIIMECMQGGELFSRIQARGDQAFTEREGSEIMRDIGTAIEFLHNMNIAHRDIKPENLLYTHQERNGTLKLTDFGFAKETTHNLLQTPCYTPYYVAPEVLGPEKYDKSCDMWSLGVIMYILLCGFPPFYSNTGQAISPGMKRRIRLGQYEFPKPEWAEVSEEAKQLINQLLKTDPNERMTITQFTNHPWINQSMVVPSTPLHTTRVLTEDREMWDDVKDEMTSALATMRVDYDQVKIKDLDTSSNPLLNKRRKKAAAGGKLGGTVCNSQ